One Streptomyces sp. CNQ-509 DNA window includes the following coding sequences:
- a CDS encoding NADH-quinone oxidoreductase subunit A, translating into MNVYTPILVLGAIAAAFAVFSVVAAALVGPKRYNRAKLEAYECGIEPTPMPPGGGRFPVKYYLTAMLFIIFDIEIVFLYPWAVSFDALGIFGLVEMLLFVLTVFVAYAYVWRRGGLEWD; encoded by the coding sequence GTGAACGTATACACGCCGATCCTCGTGCTCGGAGCCATTGCGGCGGCCTTCGCGGTGTTCTCCGTGGTCGCGGCGGCGCTGGTGGGTCCGAAGCGCTACAACCGGGCCAAGCTCGAGGCCTACGAGTGCGGCATCGAGCCGACGCCGATGCCCCCCGGTGGGGGCCGCTTCCCGGTCAAGTACTACCTGACGGCGATGTTGTTCATCATCTTCGACATCGAGATCGTCTTCCTCTACCCCTGGGCCGTCTCGTTCGACGCCCTGGGGATCTTTGGGCTCGTGGAGATGCTGCTCTTCGTGCTCACCGTCTTCGTCGCGTACGCCTACGTGTGGCGGCGCGGCGGACTGGAATGGGACTAG
- a CDS encoding NADH-quinone oxidoreductase subunit B family protein produces MGLEEKLPSGFILSTVEQAAGLARKSSVFPATFGLACCAFEMMTAGAGRYDLARFGMEVFRGSPRQADLMIVAGRVSQKMAPVLRQVYDQMPNPKWVISMGVCASSGGMFNNYAIVQGVDHVVPVDIYLPGCPPRPEMLMDAILKLHEKIRHEKIGVNREEAAREAEEAAMKALPTIEMKGLLR; encoded by the coding sequence ATGGGACTTGAAGAAAAGCTCCCGAGCGGGTTCATCCTCAGCACGGTCGAACAGGCCGCGGGGCTGGCGCGCAAGTCGTCCGTGTTCCCGGCGACGTTCGGGCTGGCCTGCTGCGCGTTCGAGATGATGACCGCCGGTGCCGGCCGCTACGACCTGGCGCGCTTCGGCATGGAGGTCTTCCGCGGCTCGCCCCGCCAGGCCGACCTGATGATCGTCGCGGGCCGGGTGAGCCAGAAGATGGCCCCGGTGCTGCGGCAGGTCTACGACCAGATGCCGAACCCCAAGTGGGTCATCTCCATGGGCGTCTGCGCCTCGTCCGGCGGCATGTTCAACAACTACGCGATTGTGCAGGGCGTCGACCACGTCGTGCCGGTCGACATCTACCTGCCCGGCTGCCCGCCGCGCCCCGAGATGCTCATGGACGCGATCCTCAAGCTGCACGAGAAGATCCGCCACGAGAAGATCGGCGTGAACCGCGAGGAGGCCGCCAGGGAGGCCGAGGAGGCCGCGATGAAGGCGCTCCCGACGATCGAGATGAAGGGTCTTCTCCGGTGA
- a CDS encoding NADH-quinone oxidoreductase subunit C, with the protein MSGESADGVNPDQDVNAENLPGRRGDHGETIRVQRGMFGSEGDGDTSGYGGLVRSVRLPGESARPYGGWFDEAADELEGALEEQGLLPANAIEKVVVDRGELTFHVDRAHLVRVMRTLRDDPALRFELCTGVSGVHYPGDKGRELHAVYHLRSLTHSRLLRVEVSVPDDDPHIPSVVEVYPTNDWHERETYDFFGIVFDGHPALTRIFMPDDWQGHPQRKDYPLGGIPVEYKGAQIPAPDQRRSYR; encoded by the coding sequence GTGAGTGGGGAGAGCGCGGACGGGGTCAACCCCGACCAGGACGTGAACGCCGAGAACCTGCCCGGCAGGCGCGGCGATCACGGCGAGACCATCCGCGTCCAGCGCGGCATGTTCGGCTCCGAGGGCGACGGCGACACCTCCGGCTACGGCGGTCTCGTGCGGAGCGTCCGGCTGCCGGGCGAGTCCGCGCGCCCGTACGGCGGCTGGTTCGACGAGGCCGCCGACGAACTGGAGGGCGCCCTCGAAGAGCAGGGGCTCCTCCCCGCGAACGCCATCGAGAAGGTCGTCGTCGACCGCGGCGAGCTGACCTTCCACGTCGACCGCGCGCACCTGGTCCGCGTGATGCGGACCCTGCGCGACGACCCCGCGCTCCGCTTCGAGCTCTGTACCGGCGTCTCCGGCGTGCACTACCCCGGCGACAAGGGCCGCGAGCTGCACGCCGTGTACCACCTGCGCTCGCTCACCCACTCCCGGCTGCTCCGGGTCGAGGTCAGCGTGCCCGACGACGACCCGCACATCCCGTCCGTCGTGGAGGTCTACCCCACGAACGACTGGCACGAGCGCGAGACCTACGACTTCTTCGGCATCGTCTTCGACGGCCACCCGGCGCTGACCCGGATCTTCATGCCGGACGACTGGCAGGGCCATCCGCAGCGCAAGGACTACCCCCTCGGCGGCATCCCCGTCGAGTACAAGGGTGCCCAGATCCCTGCTCCCGACCAGCGGAGGTCGTACCGATGA
- a CDS encoding NADH-quinone oxidoreductase subunit D produces MSTTHTTGAARETTEGTVYTVTGGDWDEVVESVHRADDERIVVNMGPQHPSTHGVLRLILEIDGETVTECRCGIGYLHTGIEKNLEYRTWTQGSTFVTRMDYLTSFFNEAGYCMAVEKLLGITDDVPDRATVIRVMLMELNRIASHLVAIATGGMELGATTVMIYGFRDRELVLDLFELITGLRMNHAFIRPGGLAQDLPPGAVDSIRETIKTLRKNFPEYDALATNNPAFKARMQDVAHLDLAGCMSLGVTGPVLRATGLPHDLRKTDPYCGYETYDFDVPTADTADAYGRFLIRLEEMRQSLRIVEQCVDRLEPGPVMVADKKIAWPAQLALGPDGLGNSLDHIKNIMGTSMEALIHHFKLVTEGFRVPPGQAYVALESPKGELGVHAVSDGATRPFRVHFREPSFVNLQAIAAMTEGGQVADVIVAIASIDPVLGGVDR; encoded by the coding sequence ATGAGCACCACCCACACGACCGGGGCGGCCCGGGAGACCACCGAGGGCACCGTCTACACCGTCACCGGCGGTGACTGGGACGAGGTCGTCGAGTCGGTCCACCGCGCCGACGACGAGCGGATCGTCGTCAACATGGGACCGCAGCACCCCTCCACCCACGGCGTGCTGCGGCTCATCCTAGAGATCGACGGCGAGACCGTGACGGAGTGCCGTTGCGGAATCGGCTACCTGCACACCGGCATCGAGAAGAACCTCGAATACCGCACGTGGACCCAGGGCTCCACCTTCGTGACCCGCATGGACTACCTGACCTCGTTCTTCAACGAGGCCGGGTACTGCATGGCGGTGGAGAAGCTCCTCGGCATCACCGACGACGTGCCCGACCGGGCCACCGTCATCCGGGTGATGCTGATGGAGCTGAACCGGATCGCCTCCCACCTGGTGGCCATCGCCACCGGCGGCATGGAGCTGGGCGCCACCACGGTCATGATCTACGGCTTCCGCGACCGGGAGCTGGTCCTCGACCTCTTCGAGCTCATCACGGGACTGCGGATGAACCACGCGTTCATCCGCCCCGGCGGGCTCGCCCAGGACCTGCCCCCCGGCGCCGTCGACTCCATCCGCGAGACGATCAAGACGCTCCGCAAGAACTTCCCGGAGTACGACGCGCTGGCCACCAACAACCCGGCGTTCAAGGCCCGGATGCAGGACGTCGCACATCTGGACCTGGCCGGCTGCATGTCCCTGGGCGTCACCGGCCCGGTGCTGCGCGCCACCGGGCTGCCGCACGACCTGCGCAAGACGGACCCGTACTGCGGCTACGAGACGTACGACTTCGACGTCCCGACCGCGGACACCGCCGACGCCTACGGCCGGTTCCTCATCCGGCTGGAGGAGATGCGCCAGTCGCTGCGGATCGTCGAGCAGTGCGTGGACCGGCTGGAGCCGGGCCCGGTGATGGTCGCCGACAAGAAGATCGCCTGGCCCGCGCAGCTCGCGCTGGGGCCCGACGGCCTCGGCAACTCGCTGGACCACATCAAGAACATCATGGGGACCTCGATGGAGGCCCTGATCCACCATTTCAAGCTGGTCACCGAGGGCTTCCGGGTGCCACCGGGGCAGGCGTACGTGGCCCTGGAGTCGCCCAAGGGCGAACTGGGCGTGCACGCCGTCAGCGACGGCGCCACCCGCCCGTTCCGGGTGCACTTCCGCGAGCCGTCGTTCGTGAACCTGCAGGCCATCGCGGCCATGACCGAGGGCGGCCAGGTCGCCGACGTGATCGTGGCGATCGCGTCCATCGACCCGGTGCTGGGAGGCGTCGACCGATGA
- the nuoE gene encoding NADH-quinone oxidoreductase subunit NuoE, whose product MTTAEQGQAAVSLGMPQLPAPDYPAEVRERLAADAREIIARYPDSRSALLPMLHLVQSEEGHVTRTGMQFCAEMLDLTAAEVTAVATFYTMYRRKPSGDYQVGVCTNTLCAVMGGDAIFDELKEYLGVGNQETTEDGKVTLEHIECNAACDFAPVVMVNWEFFDNQTPESAKRLVDDLRAGAEVHPTRGAKLCTFKETARILAGFPDERPGAVAESGGAGPASLIGLRMAKGEEPAARVVSQRAEPHPAHPPADALEDQPPAGHPSSHDAPQQTSASDPAHPPTASADEPTEEEGA is encoded by the coding sequence ATGACGACAGCAGAGCAGGGCCAGGCGGCCGTGTCGCTGGGCATGCCCCAGTTGCCGGCCCCGGACTATCCAGCCGAGGTGCGTGAGCGGCTGGCCGCGGACGCCAGGGAGATCATCGCCCGCTATCCGGACAGCCGGTCCGCGCTGCTGCCGATGCTCCACCTGGTGCAGTCGGAGGAAGGCCACGTCACGCGCACTGGCATGCAGTTCTGCGCGGAGATGCTGGACCTGACCGCCGCCGAGGTGACGGCGGTCGCCACCTTTTACACCATGTACCGGCGCAAGCCCTCCGGTGACTACCAGGTCGGAGTCTGCACCAACACGCTCTGCGCGGTGATGGGCGGCGACGCCATCTTCGACGAGCTGAAGGAGTACCTGGGCGTCGGGAACCAGGAGACCACCGAGGACGGCAAGGTCACGCTGGAGCACATCGAGTGCAACGCCGCCTGCGACTTCGCCCCCGTGGTGATGGTCAACTGGGAGTTCTTCGACAACCAGACCCCCGAGTCCGCCAAGCGGCTCGTGGACGATCTGCGCGCCGGCGCGGAGGTGCACCCCACCCGCGGCGCGAAGCTGTGCACGTTCAAGGAGACCGCCCGCATCCTGGCCGGATTCCCCGACGAGCGCCCTGGCGCCGTCGCGGAGTCCGGCGGTGCGGGCCCCGCCTCGCTCATCGGGCTGCGCATGGCCAAGGGCGAGGAGCCGGCCGCGCGCGTGGTCAGCCAGCGCGCCGAGCCGCACCCGGCCCACCCGCCGGCGGACGCGCTGGAGGACCAGCCGCCCGCCGGCCACCCCAGTTCGCACGACGCGCCGCAGCAGACCTCCGCGTCCGACCCGGCGCACCCGCCCACCGCGTCCGCGGATGAGCCCACCGAGGAGGAGGGCGCGTGA